From a single Scylla paramamosain isolate STU-SP2022 chromosome 28, ASM3559412v1, whole genome shotgun sequence genomic region:
- the LOC135115041 gene encoding uncharacterized protein LOC135115041: MRSSIIQIESQGRTVGGINNTPTLPRPPLYAHASMPTLLRLPATPTLPRPLTVHPVDHTHAFSSRSYATPCHTLRHTPRSTPRRTPRRTPAHRYPRPVMPFATPTRRRGTPRDGHQERELRVAAM, from the coding sequence ACAGATCGAGAGCCAAGGCAGGACTGTGGGAGGCATCAACAACACGCCCACCTTGCCACGCCCACCCCTCTACGCCCATGCTTCCATGCCCACCCTGCTACGCCTACCAGCCACACCCACCCTTCCACGCCCACTCACTGTCCATCCTGTAGATCACACCCACGCCTTCTCATCACGCTCATACGCCACGCCTTGCCACACGCTTCGCCACACGCCTCGCAGCACGCCCCGCCGCACGCCTCGCCGCACGCCCGCACACCGCTATCCACGCCCAGTCATGCCCTTCGCTACACCAACACGGCGCAGAGGAACCCCACGTGACGGTCACCAGGAGAGGGAATTGAGAGTGGCTGCTATGTGA